The window CAAAAATCCTGTAGAGGCCGCGTTCTTCCTGTGGGTGAACCTCGCCTACCTGCAGCCCTTCGAGGACGGCAACAAGCGCACGAGCAGGCTCGCCGCGAACATTCCGTTGATGCTCTATAACTGTGCTCCGCTTGCCTTTCTCGATGTCGATCCGCATGACTACGCGAAAGCCATGATGGGCGTCTACGAACTCCTCGATGTCACGCTGGCAGTCGAACTCTTCGCGTGGACGTACCGGCGATCGATCCGAAAATACAAGGTCATCCTGGAGGCGATGGGATCGCCCGATCCTTTCAGGGTCCGTCACCGCGAACACCTAACCGAAGCGGTGCAACTGGTTGTGAGAAATGGCAAGCCTTTCGGGCAGGCGGTGGTGGAAGTGGGCGTGGCTTTCGAGGAAGTGGAGCATTTCGGCGAGACGCTGAGAGCGGAGCTCAAAATGCTGACGGTGCACAACTGTGCGCGATACCGATTGACTATTCGGGAAGTGCAGGCGTGGATTGAACGCGGCAAGCCGATCTGAGTGTCAGGGTATGAGCCGACCCTATGGCTTGGTTGGCAACGGCAAGCGGGCGGACAACTCCGCCACTTCCATTCAGTGCCCATGCTCGTCGTCTCGGGCGCGCCAAATACAGAAAAGCCCTGATTTTCTTATGAAATCAGGGCTTTTTCATATCTCCGGGCCGGACGAATCCGGCTCTTACTCACTGTGTGTCGATCAGTCAGTTGCTCGGGCGGTAGTTCGCCAGCCAGTGCGCGTACGGGGCGGGCAGCACCCAGGACGGTTTCTCTTCCTTCAGTTGCAGGGCCGCCTGGTAGCTCCAGTGCGGATTGGCGAGATGCGCGCGGCCGATCATCACGAGATCCATCTGCTGGCCGGCAACGACCCGGTTGGCCGTGGCCGGCGCGTCGATGCCCCAGGACGCGGCGACGGGCAGTTCGGCCTCGCGGCGGACGCGTTCGGCAATCGGCGCGAGGAAGGCCGGGCCCCACGGGACCTGCGCATCCGGCGTGGAGAAGCCGACGCTGACGTTGAGCAGGTCAAGGCCGCCGCGGCGGAAGGCGCGAGTGAGTTCGATCGACTCCGCCAGCGTCTCCTCGTCGCGGCCGTCGTATTCGATGACGCCGAAGCGGGCCGTGAGGGGCAGGCGTTCCGGCCACACCTTGCGGACCGCGTCCAGCGTTTCGAGCAGGAAACGGCTGCGTCCGGTGAAGTCGCCGCCGTATCGATCGGTCCGCTGGTTGGCGTGGACGGAGAAGAAGCTTTGCGCCAGGTAACCGTGGGCAAAGTGCAGTTCGAGCCATTCGAAGCCGGCATCCCGCGCGCGGCGTGCCGCAGCGACGAAATCGCGTTGGACGCGGGCGATATCGTCAACGCTCATCGCGCGCGGCACCTTCGGCAGGTGGGCGCCGAATGCGAGGGCCGAGGGGGCCAGTGGCGTCCATGTGCGGACGTCGCCATCGGGGATGTGGTCGTCACCTTCCCACGGGCGGTTCGCGCTCGCCTTGCGGCCCGCGTGGCCGATCTGGATGCCGGGAACGGCGCCGCCGGCCTTGATCGCGGCCGCGATGCGGGCGAGGCTTTGCGCCTGTTCGTCGTTCCAGAGACCGAGGCACGCCGGGGTGATGCGGCCTTCCGGCGCCACCGCGGTCGCCTCGACGATCACGAGGCCGGTGCCGCCGCGTCCGAGGCTGCTGTAATGGCCCCAGTGCCAGTCGTTGCCGACGCCGTCGACGGCGCTGTATTGGCACATGGGAGGAATGGCGATGCGATTGCGCAGGGTGACGTCTTTCAGTTTGAAGCTGCTGAACAGGGCGGACAAGGTGTGATCTCCGGAAAGGGCGGACCGTATGCACGTCGACGCGTGCCGTGTCGAATGCGGGCTGGACGGGATCCTAAATCATTAATCGGTGATGTGCATGATTCCGCTCCCGCTCCGGACGGACGTGAATCCATGCCCGATCGACCTTGACCAGGGGCCCGGTTCGCTGCTCGTCCTGTGCCCCACCGCGTTGCCTTCTGCCCGGGCCTCGACCGGTCATGTCATATGCCGACGTCGATATGCTTACATCCGGATAAAATTGTTCCGATCGATTTCCGCCAAACCATTTGCTCATGGCCGCTCCGCCCGCCGCGCCGCGCGCGCGGTGCCTGTGTCTCGACATCGAAACCGCTCGCCAGGACCGCATGGCCCTGCGCGAGCTGGGCGTGTTTCGCCCGGATCTCGATGCGCGGCTGAGGCTTTCCGGCAAGGATTCCAAGCTCGTTTCCCGGCTGGATGCGCTGACCGAAGGTGCCGCCTTTGTGCTTGGTCACAATGTCATCGCCTTCGACCAGCCTGCGCTGGCGGCGCTGCATCCCGAACTCGCGCTGCACCGTTTGCCGCTGATCGACACGCTCGAACTTTCGCCCGTCGCCTTCCCGCAGAACCCGTATCACCGGCTGGTGAAGGACTACAAGCTATGCGCGACGACCCGCAATGACCCGGTGCGCGACGCGGAGCTCGCCTACGAGCTCTTCGTCGACCAGAACGAAGCCTTGCAGCAGCGCGTTGCCGACCATCCGGACGAGGCGCTGTGCCTGCACTTCCTGCTGGCGCCAGAGAACGGCAAGGGTGTGGCGAACTTCTTCGCGACCCTGCGTCGTGCCCTGAAGCCTTCGCTCGAAGAAGCCGCCGCCGCGTGGCAGCGCGCGACCGCGGGCAAGGTCTGCATCACCGGAGAGCGCTGGGTCATCGAGCACTGCCTGCCCGATCCCGCCTGGCACAAATCCCTGGCGTATGCGCTGGCGTGGCTGCGTGTGGCGGGCGGCAATTCGGTGCTTCCGCCTTGGGTGAGCCTGAGTTTCCCCCAGGCGCGCGAAGCGATCGCCGCCCTGCGTGACGTGCCCTGCCCGGATCCGGCTTGCGCATGGTGCCGCGAGCAGCACGACCTCGAAACGCTGCTGCCACGCTACTTCCCCAGCATTACGCGCTTCCGCAGCACGCCGACCACGGCCGATGGCCGCTCGCTGCAACAGACGATCGTCGAGAACGGCTTCGCCGGCCGA is drawn from Azoarcus sp. DN11 and contains these coding sequences:
- a CDS encoding NADH:flavin oxidoreductase/NADH oxidase, producing the protein MSALFSSFKLKDVTLRNRIAIPPMCQYSAVDGVGNDWHWGHYSSLGRGGTGLVIVEATAVAPEGRITPACLGLWNDEQAQSLARIAAAIKAGGAVPGIQIGHAGRKASANRPWEGDDHIPDGDVRTWTPLAPSALAFGAHLPKVPRAMSVDDIARVQRDFVAAARRARDAGFEWLELHFAHGYLAQSFFSVHANQRTDRYGGDFTGRSRFLLETLDAVRKVWPERLPLTARFGVIEYDGRDEETLAESIELTRAFRRGGLDLLNVSVGFSTPDAQVPWGPAFLAPIAERVRREAELPVAASWGIDAPATANRVVAGQQMDLVMIGRAHLANPHWSYQAALQLKEEKPSWVLPAPYAHWLANYRPSN